In Pocillopora verrucosa isolate sample1 chromosome 13, ASM3666991v2, whole genome shotgun sequence, one genomic interval encodes:
- the LOC131776674 gene encoding islet cell autoantigen 1-like translates to MNSSYQKVSQDPDESDDRHRSYQPYHDDEEGYEGNYGYNYGYNPYRPPAGGLKGKVEQKYWHTKQTMIQKLGKEQDCYVVAGDAEVDARLEAFRHIQKTCIDILKAVEVYQNRIFALSQDENEMGRFLREQGSQDKSKAGKMMIAVGKAQSYSAQQRLSLRTPLVRLYQEVETFRFRAISDTFQTVNRMELARTDYRAGLLWMANISKELDPEEYKRLDKFREVQGQVRKGKKKFEKLKVDVMQKIDLLSASRCNLLSSTLAAYQQALLKFWENTSRTMIQVSEQFKGLPAYQFQMLKSLNPLTLEGDDKEKGEEGKETKPVKESEDDKKESTACGEKKEASKEDDDDQLISLDHSPLEEKKTAEDENKKADNDDDEALLETDLLGDDEVSNGNVDEKYETPFIDLLGDDALMPSNHKSGTSDLLSSFEDHPSSNGLTSHRSIMPPSYEEAKQIPVPGSENASSMTADDLLFGSPTKEDRAPGNKSDIDILSEILGSNGSSMQGVESENSFSKTWKDMFGDEPVETAQPSLQEPNQSWSQGGSNFMMPSDLLNSMARFDPFGEVPTGAPPQHAASAASKMSAPMQGGKRQEGHQGSQAKQASLLAGKASDKGKGKGKKGSDMSAWFSLFSDLDPLANPDAIDKQNKKSEEDRQC, encoded by the exons CGATGATCGTCACAGGTCATACCAGCCGTATCATGATGATGAGGAAGGCTACGAAGGAAATTATGGCTATAACTATGGATACAACCCTTATCGCCCTCCAGCTGGTGGGCTCAAAGGAAAGGTGGAACAGAAATATTGGCACACCAAACAAACCATGATACAAAAACTGGGAAAGGAGCAGGATTGTTATGTTGTGGCTGGGGATGCTGAGGTTGATGCACGGCTGGAG GCATTTCGGCATATTCAGAAGACATGCATAGACATACTGAAGGCAGTAGAAGTCTATCAAAATAGGATATTTG CTTTGTCtcaagatgaaaatgaaatgggaCGCTTTCTGCGAGAGCAGGGTTCCCAGGATAAATCAAAAGCTGGAAAAATGATGATTGCTGTTGGCAAGGCTCAGAGTTACTCTGCACAGCAACG GCTTAGTCTTAGAACCCCGCTTGTGAGGCTTTACCAAGAAGTGGAGACATTCCGTTTCCGTGCAATCTCTGACACTTTCCAGACTGTAAATCGAATGGAACTGGCCAGAACAGACTACAGAGCTGGGCTCTTGTGGATGGCAAACATTTCTAAAGAATTAGATCCTGAAGAATACAAAAGATTAGACAAGTTTAGAGAG gttcAAGGCCAAGTCAGGAAGggtaaaaagaaatttgaaaagctGAAAGTAGATGTTATGCAAAAGATAGACTTGCTGTCTGCGAGTAGATGTAACTTACTTTCAAGCACACTTGCTGCATACCAGCAAGCGTTGCTTAAGTTTTGGGAAAACACTTCTCGCACTATGATACAAGTATCAGAACAGTTTAAGGGGTTACCGGCATATCAGTTTCAAATGCTGAAAAGCCTTAATCCCCTGACTCTGGaaggtgatgacaaggagaagggagaagaaggaaaggaaaccAAACCTGTCAAAGAAtctgaagatgacaaaaaagaatCAACTGCCTgtggagaaaagaaagaagcttcaaaagaagatgatgatgatcaaTTAATTTCTCTGGATCATTCACCACTAGAAGAGAAAAAGACAGCTGAGGATGAGAACAAAAAGgctgataatgatgatgacgaagcACTCTTAGAAACAGATTTATTGGGAGATGATGAAGTGTCCAATGGTAATGTGGATGAAAAATATGAAACGCCTTTCATTGATTTGCTTGGTGATGATGCTTTGATGCCATCAAACCACAAATCAG gGACCAGTGATCTTCTGTCATCATTTGAGGATCATCCAAGTAGTAATGGACTTACAAGTCATCGCTCGATTATGCCACCCAGCTATGAAGAGGCAAAGCAAATTCCTGTGCCTG GAAGTGAAAATGCATCATCAATGACGGCTGATGATCTGCTGTTTGGTTCCCCTACCAAGGAAGACAGAGCACCTGGAAACAAGTCAGATATTGATATCTTAAGTGAAATTCTTGGCTCCAATGGTTCCTCCATGCAGGGTGTCGAGAGTGAGAATAGCTTCAGCAAAACGTGGAAGGATATGTTCGGGGATGAGCCAGTTGAGACTGCTCAGCCGTCTTTGCAGGAACCCAATCAATCATGGTCCCAAGGGGGTTCCAACTTTATGATGCCCTCTGACCTCCTTAACAGCATGGCTAGGTTTGATCCATTTGGTGAGGTACCAACAGGCGCCCCTCCTCAGCATGCAGCAAGTGCAGCTTCAAAGATGTCAGCTCCGATGCAGGGAGGCAAGCGTCAAGAGGGTCATCAAGGTTCACAGGCAAAACAGGCTTCATTACTCGCAGGAAAAGCAAGTGACAAAGGGAAAGGAAAGGGGAAAAAAGGTTCTGACATGTCTGCTTGGTTCAGTTTGTTCTCTGACTTGGATCCCCTAGCCAATCCTGATGCAattgataaacaaaacaaaaagagtgAAGAAGACAGACAATGTTAA